One window from the genome of Saccharicrinis carchari encodes:
- a CDS encoding LVIVD repeat-containing protein yields MKKVLAYFILMSAALIQFSCSDKIEETFKVNNPKYMSYADLRSSVSLKSAETVQQPGKLYFKDDFIFINEYQKGIHVIDNSNPANPQNVSFIEIPGNVDMAVKGDKLYADSYIDLLTIDISDMSNLREVDRDTSVFPYIIPDYGEGILSELDMSKGVIVGYTVSYETTDAIHDYYQHPRFPMWDRGFFALEAAMNKVNASGIGTGGSMARFTLYGNFLYAIDKASLHLFDVSDTSNPAFTKKIPISWQIETLFPYEQMLFIGAQSGMYIYSLQNPANPQFISQFQHATACDPVVVNGNYAYVTLRGGNLCGAIESQLDVIDISTIEAPKLLKEYPMREPYGLGIDDEILFVCDGNDGLKIYDASDPLAIDDNLLAHYKEINAFDVIPLGNVLLMIGTDGLYQYDYSDIKNIKLLSHIKVYGN; encoded by the coding sequence ATGAAAAAAGTATTAGCCTATTTTATTCTAATGAGCGCAGCGCTTATACAATTTTCTTGTAGCGATAAAATTGAGGAAACATTTAAAGTAAACAATCCAAAATACATGAGCTACGCCGACCTGCGTTCGTCTGTTTCCTTAAAAAGTGCAGAAACGGTGCAACAACCGGGAAAACTATACTTCAAGGACGATTTTATTTTTATCAACGAATATCAAAAAGGTATTCATGTGATCGATAATTCCAATCCCGCCAATCCGCAAAACGTTTCTTTTATTGAAATACCCGGCAATGTGGACATGGCCGTTAAAGGTGATAAGTTATATGCCGATAGTTATATCGACCTCCTTACCATTGATATCAGCGATATGAGTAACCTACGCGAGGTGGATCGGGATACCAGTGTTTTTCCGTATATAATTCCCGATTATGGTGAGGGTATATTGTCCGAACTTGATATGAGCAAAGGAGTTATTGTTGGTTATACTGTGAGCTATGAAACAACGGATGCTATCCACGATTATTATCAGCACCCTCGATTCCCTATGTGGGACAGAGGTTTTTTTGCTTTAGAAGCCGCCATGAACAAAGTCAATGCCTCCGGCATAGGAACGGGTGGTTCGATGGCTCGTTTTACATTGTATGGTAATTTTCTTTATGCCATAGATAAAGCTTCGTTGCATTTATTTGATGTGTCGGATACCTCTAATCCCGCATTTACAAAAAAAATACCTATAAGCTGGCAAATAGAAACGCTTTTCCCATATGAGCAAATGCTTTTTATAGGTGCACAAAGCGGAATGTATATTTATAGTTTACAAAACCCGGCCAATCCGCAATTTATATCGCAATTTCAGCATGCTACTGCCTGCGATCCGGTGGTAGTAAATGGTAATTATGCTTATGTAACTTTACGCGGTGGCAATTTATGTGGGGCTATCGAAAGCCAGCTTGATGTGATAGATATTTCAACCATTGAAGCGCCTAAGCTGTTAAAAGAGTATCCCATGAGAGAGCCTTATGGCCTGGGTATTGACGATGAAATTTTATTTGTGTGCGATGGTAACGATGGACTCAAAATATATGATGCCAGCGACCCTTTGGCTATCGACGATAACTTATTAGCACATTATAAAGAAATTAATGCCTTTGATGTAATCCCCTTGGGCAATGTATTACTTATGATTGGTACAGACGGTTTATACCAGTACGATTACTCCGATATTAAAAATATAAAGCTGCTTAGCCATATTAAGGTATATGGCAATTAG
- a CDS encoding DMT family transporter, protein MERSHKVSLIWMHLVVLIYGFTAILGKLIEMQALQMVWYRMAFAAMGLFVYLIVRNKPIVKIPFKETVALLGIGLVVASHWIAFFHAIKISNISVTLGVISSGALFASILEPLFFKKKIDWLELLIGIFIILGLYIIFSYELEYLNGIIVAIVATVLATVFTILNKKYTTRYPPTIISFYEMLGGFIGISVYMLFSGGFESDFIKPSTMDFVYLLILGLICTAFAFALSVDVMKELSAYTVILSINMEPIYGILLAFLIFGESEYMTWGFYVGAAIILASVFLYPLLKRRRVRKIRSIGL, encoded by the coding sequence TTGGAACGTTCGCATAAGGTATCATTAATTTGGATGCATCTGGTTGTACTGATATACGGCTTTACTGCTATTCTGGGCAAGTTGATTGAAATGCAGGCCTTACAAATGGTGTGGTACCGAATGGCATTTGCTGCTATGGGACTGTTTGTTTATTTAATTGTAAGAAATAAACCAATAGTAAAAATACCTTTTAAAGAAACAGTTGCCTTGCTGGGTATAGGACTGGTGGTAGCCTCACACTGGATTGCTTTTTTTCATGCCATAAAAATATCCAACATATCGGTTACCCTTGGCGTAATATCTTCGGGTGCACTGTTTGCAAGCATTTTGGAACCATTATTTTTTAAAAAGAAAATCGATTGGCTCGAACTTTTAATCGGTATCTTTATAATACTGGGGCTATACATTATTTTTAGTTACGAATTGGAATATCTAAACGGAATTATTGTTGCCATTGTGGCCACTGTTTTAGCTACGGTTTTTACCATCTTAAACAAAAAATATACCACCCGATATCCGCCTACAATAATTAGTTTTTACGAAATGTTGGGCGGTTTTATAGGCATAAGCGTATATATGCTTTTTTCCGGTGGATTTGAAAGTGATTTTATAAAGCCAAGTACCATGGACTTTGTTTATCTTTTGATACTGGGATTGATTTGTACAGCCTTTGCGTTTGCCCTTAGCGTAGATGTAATGAAAGAGCTTTCGGCATACACCGTCATTCTCTCTATCAATATGGAACCCATCTACGGTATTCTACTGGCCTTTTTGATTTTTGGAGAATCGGAATATATGACCTGGGGTTTTTATGTGGGTGCCGCAATAATTTTAGCTTCGGTGTTTTTGTATCCTTTGCTTAAAAGAAGAAGAGTAAGGAAAATCAGGTCGATAGGACTATAG
- a CDS encoding SDR family oxidoreductase — protein sequence MKEEIKNKNVLITGGAGFIGSNLIERLLKQNNKVVCLDNFSTGKRINIEPFLANPDFKLVEGDIRNREGCDKAVKDCHLVLHQAALGSVPRSINDPKTTNDVNISGFVNVILSARDAGIKRVVYAASSSTYGDSESLPKVEDIIGKPLSPYAVTKYVNELYADVFARLYDMELVGLRYFNVFGKRQDPDGAYAAVIPKFVKALIAHQSPTINGDGSFSRDFTFIDNVIQANQLAAVTNNMEAVNTVYNVAFGERTSLNELIAYLKEFLSTYDNAISGVKVNYGPERIGDVPHSLASIDKAKHLLGYKPTYSVKEGLKKAIDWYWNNLSTP from the coding sequence ATGAAAGAAGAAATCAAAAATAAAAATGTTTTAATTACAGGAGGAGCTGGTTTTATTGGCTCTAACTTAATTGAACGCCTGTTAAAGCAGAATAATAAAGTGGTTTGTCTGGATAATTTTTCCACAGGGAAACGTATCAATATTGAACCATTTTTAGCGAATCCGGATTTTAAATTGGTGGAGGGGGATATTCGCAATCGCGAGGGTTGCGATAAGGCTGTCAAAGATTGTCACTTAGTGCTCCACCAGGCAGCTTTGGGCTCTGTACCACGTTCTATCAATGATCCTAAAACTACCAACGATGTAAACATATCGGGTTTTGTCAATGTTATATTATCTGCCCGTGACGCCGGTATAAAAAGAGTGGTGTATGCTGCCAGCTCATCAACCTATGGCGATAGCGAATCTTTACCTAAGGTAGAGGATATAATTGGCAAGCCATTGTCGCCCTATGCGGTAACCAAATATGTAAATGAGCTTTATGCCGATGTTTTTGCACGCTTATACGATATGGAACTGGTGGGTTTGCGTTATTTTAATGTTTTTGGTAAGCGACAGGATCCCGATGGAGCCTATGCCGCCGTTATACCCAAGTTTGTTAAGGCACTCATTGCGCACCAATCGCCCACAATAAACGGTGATGGTTCATTTTCGCGCGACTTTACTTTTATCGATAATGTGATACAGGCCAATCAGCTGGCAGCGGTTACCAATAATATGGAAGCCGTTAACACGGTATATAATGTGGCATTTGGAGAGCGTACTTCACTAAATGAGCTCATCGCTTATTTAAAGGAGTTTTTATCGACCTACGATAATGCGATAAGTGGAGTAAAAGTGAATTACGGTCCCGAAAGGATAGGGGATGTACCGCATTCCCTCGCATCAATTGATAAAGCCAAACATTTATTGGGATATAAGCCAACATACAGTGTTAAGGAGGGATTAAAAAAAGCCATAGATTGGTATTGGAATAATTTATCCACGCCATAA
- the rny gene encoding ribonuclease Y: protein MEIMIGIIGLLIGSFGTWLIYGKILKSHSQKILRVAESKAEVIKKDKILQAKEKFLQLKSDHEKEINSRNSKIQVAENKLKQREAVFSQKQEELSRKRKETETIRENLESQLSLVEKKSSELERVQKQHLEQLEAISGLTADEAKNQLIESLKAEAKTEALSYINDIMDEAKINANKESKRIVLQTIQRVATENAIENSVTIFHIDSDEIKGRIIGREGRNIRALEAATGIEIIVDDTPEAIVLSGFDPMRREIARLALHQLVTDGRIHPARIEEVVNKVRKQVEEEMIETGKRTTIDLGIHGLHPELIKLVGKMKYRSSYGQNLLQHSRETANLCAVMASELGLNPKRAKRAGLLHDIGKVSDEDPELPHAILGMKLAEKYKEKPDICNAIGAHHDEVEMTTMIAPVVQVCDAISGARPGARREVVDSYIKRLKDLESLALNYPGVLKTYAIQAGRELRVIVGSEKVSDKDAETLSYEIAKKIQTEMTYPGQVKITVIRETRAVNYAK from the coding sequence ATGGAAATAATGATAGGAATAATTGGCCTGCTAATAGGTTCTTTTGGCACATGGCTGATTTATGGCAAGATTTTGAAATCGCACAGCCAAAAGATCTTACGTGTGGCCGAAAGTAAAGCCGAAGTAATAAAGAAAGACAAGATATTACAGGCCAAAGAAAAGTTTTTGCAACTGAAGAGTGATCACGAAAAGGAAATCAACAGTAGAAATAGTAAAATACAGGTTGCAGAAAACAAACTGAAGCAACGCGAAGCTGTTTTTTCCCAAAAGCAGGAGGAGCTCTCGCGCAAACGTAAAGAAACCGAAACAATTCGGGAAAACCTGGAGAGTCAATTAAGCTTAGTTGAAAAAAAGTCATCCGAACTGGAACGTGTACAAAAGCAACATCTGGAGCAGTTGGAAGCTATCTCGGGTCTTACAGCAGATGAGGCCAAAAATCAATTGATTGAATCTTTAAAGGCGGAAGCTAAAACGGAAGCCCTGTCGTACATCAACGATATTATGGACGAGGCAAAAATAAATGCCAATAAAGAGTCTAAGCGTATTGTATTGCAAACCATACAAAGGGTGGCCACGGAAAATGCTATCGAAAATTCTGTAACCATCTTCCATATCGATTCCGATGAGATAAAAGGGCGTATTATTGGTCGTGAAGGTCGTAATATTCGTGCCCTGGAAGCAGCCACAGGGATTGAGATAATTGTGGACGACACACCAGAGGCCATTGTGCTAAGTGGTTTTGACCCTATGCGTCGTGAGATTGCCCGCCTGGCGCTGCACCAGCTGGTTACCGACGGCCGTATTCATCCGGCACGTATCGAGGAGGTTGTAAATAAAGTACGAAAGCAGGTTGAGGAGGAGATGATTGAAACGGGAAAAAGAACTACCATCGACTTGGGTATTCATGGCCTGCACCCCGAACTCATTAAGTTGGTAGGTAAAATGAAATATCGTTCCTCATACGGACAAAATCTCTTGCAACACTCACGCGAAACAGCCAATTTGTGTGCCGTAATGGCCAGCGAGTTAGGACTGAATCCCAAAAGAGCCAAACGTGCCGGACTGTTGCACGATATTGGTAAAGTGAGTGATGAGGATCCGGAATTGCCACATGCTATACTGGGTATGAAACTGGCCGAAAAGTACAAGGAAAAACCGGATATCTGTAATGCCATAGGCGCCCACCACGACGAAGTTGAAATGACCACCATGATAGCACCTGTGGTGCAGGTCTGCGATGCCATATCCGGTGCCCGTCCGGGTGCTCGTCGCGAAGTGGTTGATTCCTACATTAAGCGTTTGAAGGATTTGGAAAGTCTGGCGCTGAATTATCCGGGAGTGTTGAAAACCTACGCTATACAGGCAGGTCGTGAATTACGCGTTATCGTAGGCAGCGAAAAAGTGTCGGACAAGGATGCCGAAACACTATCTTACGAAATAGCCAAAAAAATACAAACCGAAATGACGTATCCCGGACAGGTAAAGATTACCGTTATTCGTGAAACCAGAGCGGTTAATTACGCTAAATAA
- a CDS encoding M23 family metallopeptidase, producing the protein MIKINTVFIVASILLGSFTNAQQPPAANFIFPMEITPSVSGSFAELRSNHFHSGIDLSTQGKIGVPVKSMDSGKVSRIKVSPVGYGNAVYINHPNGYTTVYGHLNSYAPKIDSVITAQQYKKQSFAIDYFPVEDIPVARGEIIGFSGNTGSSSGPHLHYEIRDTKTEEPLNPFFFQEIIRDDVRPKLLKIRLYPLGERSAINGVNKAKNYDIVFYDGAYHLKGKPKIYASGHIGVGIEMLDYMTGSWKKCGVYKLNMKVNGEDYYSWKLDRFSFYESRYINSHIDYAYKQNNGKRFERCFRQPGNRLSIYGSNKNDGVFFMDSSKTIHIEVADAAKNISNLKFELSQGKELSIEHNLNTTKLSYLHEHLLQNEHMQCFIPKGALYDDTDISIEAQNDTDKGMIYQVGRKDIPLHKSIHISVALPQHLEKWKDKVALASINKSGKKQYAGGYVKNDSIKLKTRDFGKYIVAIDTIAPSIRAHQNIRGRVFRTNSKFVFTLHDDFSGIASYNGYLNDKWTLFEYDAKNRKLSCPLAKAPIEKGGKYRFKLVVKDNCGNEKILESHFTVGG; encoded by the coding sequence ATGATTAAAATCAACACTGTTTTTATTGTCGCAAGTATTCTGCTCGGCTCCTTTACCAATGCGCAACAACCACCTGCAGCCAATTTTATTTTTCCCATGGAAATTACACCCAGCGTGAGTGGATCGTTTGCCGAATTACGCAGCAACCATTTTCATTCGGGGATTGATTTGTCAACCCAAGGTAAAATAGGTGTGCCTGTAAAAAGCATGGATTCAGGTAAGGTGTCACGCATTAAGGTTTCACCCGTGGGTTATGGCAATGCTGTTTATATAAATCACCCCAATGGCTACACTACGGTTTACGGACACCTGAACAGTTACGCGCCTAAAATTGATTCTGTTATCACAGCTCAGCAATATAAAAAACAATCTTTTGCCATTGATTATTTTCCGGTAGAGGATATACCTGTTGCCCGCGGCGAAATAATCGGATTTTCGGGAAACACAGGAAGCTCTAGCGGACCGCACCTTCATTACGAAATTAGGGACACAAAAACCGAAGAACCTTTGAACCCTTTTTTCTTTCAGGAAATTATTCGAGACGATGTACGTCCCAAATTACTTAAAATCAGACTGTATCCCTTGGGGGAACGTAGCGCTATTAACGGAGTTAATAAAGCTAAAAATTATGATATTGTATTTTACGATGGTGCCTATCACCTGAAAGGCAAACCCAAAATTTATGCCAGCGGACACATTGGTGTAGGTATTGAGATGCTGGATTACATGACTGGTTCATGGAAAAAATGCGGAGTGTACAAACTGAATATGAAGGTTAACGGGGAAGATTATTATAGTTGGAAACTCGACCGTTTTTCGTTTTACGAATCCAGATACATCAACAGCCATATTGATTATGCGTACAAACAAAATAATGGTAAGCGTTTTGAGCGATGTTTCCGCCAGCCTGGTAACCGCCTTAGCATATATGGCTCAAACAAAAACGACGGTGTTTTTTTTATGGACAGTTCTAAAACAATTCATATTGAAGTTGCAGATGCGGCCAAAAATATATCGAATTTAAAATTTGAACTTTCACAAGGCAAAGAGCTTAGTATTGAGCATAACTTAAATACCACAAAACTATCCTATTTACACGAACATTTGTTACAAAACGAACACATGCAATGCTTTATTCCTAAAGGTGCCCTGTATGATGATACCGACATAAGTATTGAGGCCCAAAACGATACCGACAAGGGAATGATATATCAGGTAGGCCGTAAGGATATTCCGCTTCATAAAAGCATACATATTTCTGTAGCATTGCCACAGCATCTTGAAAAATGGAAGGATAAAGTAGCCCTGGCGAGCATCAATAAATCAGGTAAAAAACAATATGCAGGTGGATATGTTAAAAACGACAGCATTAAATTAAAAACAAGAGATTTTGGTAAATATATTGTAGCCATAGATACCATTGCCCCTAGCATAAGAGCGCATCAAAACATACGTGGCAGAGTATTCCGAACCAATTCAAAATTTGTTTTTACCTTGCATGACGATTTTTCGGGAATCGCTTCGTACAATGGTTATTTAAACGATAAATGGACCCTATTTGAGTACGACGCAAAAAACCGAAAGTTAAGCTGCCCCCTTGCTAAAGCACCTATCGAAAAAGGTGGTAAATACCGGTTTAAGCTAGTGGTAAAAGACAATTGCGGTAACGAAAAAATATTAGAAAGCCATTTTACCGTTGGGGGTTAA
- the gmd gene encoding GDP-mannose 4,6-dehydratase, translated as MAKVALITGVTGQDGAYLSEFLLKKGYVVHGVKRRSSLFNTDRIDHLYQDPHVDNKNFFLHYGDLTDSTNLIRIIQETQPDEIYNLAAMSHVAVSFDTPEYTANADGIGTLRILEAIRLLGLTKKTRFYQASTSELYGLVQEVPQSEKTPFYPRSPYAVAKLYGYWITVNYREAYDIYACNGILFNHESPIRGETFVTRKITRAVARIGLGLQEKLFLGNLSAKRDWGHAKDYVEAMYLMLQQDKPEDFVVATGITTEVREFVRMAFNNIGVSIEFRGEGVEEKGYVVSCNNPDFKIDTDRCVVEVDPRYFRPTEVELLIGDPKKANDKLGWKPKYNLNMLVDDMMENDIKLMKKDKFLQDGGYKTLNYFE; from the coding sequence ATGGCAAAGGTTGCTTTAATTACCGGTGTTACCGGACAGGACGGAGCGTATCTGTCGGAATTTTTATTGAAAAAAGGATATGTGGTGCACGGTGTCAAACGTCGCTCTTCACTTTTTAATACGGATAGGATTGATCACTTGTATCAGGATCCGCATGTGGATAACAAGAACTTTTTTCTTCATTATGGCGATCTCACCGACTCTACCAACCTCATTCGCATTATTCAGGAAACGCAGCCCGACGAAATTTACAACCTGGCGGCCATGTCGCACGTAGCCGTTAGTTTTGATACGCCGGAATATACAGCCAATGCCGATGGTATCGGAACCTTACGCATTCTTGAAGCCATCAGGCTATTAGGATTAACCAAAAAAACCCGCTTCTATCAGGCATCTACCAGTGAGCTTTATGGTTTGGTGCAGGAAGTACCCCAATCGGAGAAAACACCTTTCTATCCTCGTTCGCCCTACGCAGTGGCTAAATTGTATGGATATTGGATTACAGTCAATTATCGTGAGGCATATGATATTTACGCTTGTAACGGTATCCTTTTTAATCACGAATCACCCATCAGGGGCGAGACTTTTGTAACGCGTAAAATTACCCGTGCCGTAGCGCGTATAGGGTTAGGGCTGCAAGAGAAATTGTTCCTGGGCAACCTATCGGCAAAGCGCGACTGGGGGCATGCCAAAGATTATGTAGAAGCTATGTACCTGATGCTTCAACAGGATAAACCCGAAGATTTTGTGGTAGCCACAGGCATAACAACCGAGGTGCGCGAGTTTGTGCGTATGGCATTTAACAATATTGGCGTTAGCATTGAGTTTAGAGGAGAGGGCGTTGAAGAAAAAGGATATGTTGTTAGTTGTAATAATCCTGATTTTAAAATTGATACCGATCGCTGCGTGGTGGAAGTAGATCCGCGTTATTTCCGCCCTACCGAAGTGGAGTTGCTAATCGGTGACCCCAAAAAGGCCAACGATAAATTAGGTTGGAAACCTAAATACAACTTAAATATGTTGGTAGACGATATGATGGAAAACGACATCAAGTTGATGAAAAAAGACAAGTTTTTGCAAGATGGTGGATATAAAACCTTGAATTATTTTGAATAG
- a CDS encoding cell division protein ZapA, with product MDDKLSIRVNVADRFYPLRIERKEEERIRKAAKLINDKVLQYKQHYSDKDPQDFLGMAALQFVNKLLELEEKRDVSPIIEMARELDQYLSDVLEKE from the coding sequence GTGGACGATAAACTTTCAATACGCGTAAATGTGGCCGATAGGTTTTATCCTTTGCGGATTGAGCGTAAGGAGGAAGAGCGTATCCGGAAAGCGGCCAAACTGATCAACGATAAGGTATTACAATATAAACAACACTATTCCGACAAAGATCCACAAGACTTTTTGGGAATGGCCGCTTTACAGTTTGTAAATAAACTTCTGGAGTTGGAGGAGAAGAGGGATGTTTCGCCTATTATTGAGATGGCTCGTGAGCTGGATCAGTATTTAAGCGATGTTCTTGAAAAAGAGTAG
- a CDS encoding MalY/PatB family protein: MNYNFDEIIPREGTDAYKLDLREMVFGTDDVLPLWVADMDFKAPPAVVKALEDRASHHIYGYTIRDNKFTSAIVNWLKNRHLWDIEDGWIEFSPGVLPSIMVALHEFSNPGDKVIIQTPVYPPFYSIVTENQRELLRNTLIEEAGYYTIDFDLLEAQASDPRTKIFVFSNPHNPVGRAWNKEELKRIADICIKHDVMIVSDEIHSDLCLFGHSHLPMAKLFPEINDRIITCMAPSKTFNIAGLSSAYAIIADSKLRKRFHKRLWAMQLHMGNLFGGVALRVAYNDGEDWLEALKKYLEENALMVQDFIAKNMPEVGFVLPEATYLLWLDFRKWGLSPAKLRKALIEVGKVGMNDGVSFGTEGAGFQRLNIGSPKSVIGEGLKRILKVRNEVYKQSQY; this comes from the coding sequence ATGAACTATAATTTCGACGAAATAATACCTCGTGAAGGTACCGATGCATACAAACTGGATTTAAGGGAAATGGTATTTGGAACCGATGATGTGTTGCCGCTTTGGGTGGCCGATATGGATTTTAAGGCTCCTCCGGCTGTAGTTAAAGCATTAGAAGATAGAGCGTCGCATCATATTTATGGCTATACTATCCGCGACAATAAATTTACGAGCGCTATTGTTAACTGGCTAAAAAACAGACATCTTTGGGATATTGAAGATGGGTGGATCGAGTTTTCGCCGGGTGTGCTTCCTTCAATTATGGTAGCGCTGCACGAATTCAGCAATCCGGGTGATAAGGTTATTATCCAAACGCCGGTGTATCCTCCATTTTATTCTATCGTTACCGAAAACCAAAGGGAGTTGTTGCGGAATACTTTGATAGAGGAAGCGGGTTATTATACCATCGATTTTGATTTATTAGAGGCGCAGGCCAGCGATCCTAGGACAAAAATATTTGTTTTTTCGAACCCGCATAACCCGGTAGGCAGAGCATGGAATAAAGAGGAGTTAAAGCGCATAGCAGATATTTGTATCAAGCACGATGTGATGATAGTGTCTGACGAGATACACAGCGATTTGTGCTTGTTTGGTCATTCGCACTTGCCCATGGCAAAACTTTTCCCTGAAATAAACGATCGCATCATAACCTGCATGGCACCCAGTAAAACTTTTAATATAGCAGGGCTGTCATCGGCATATGCCATAATTGCAGATAGTAAATTACGCAAAAGGTTCCACAAACGTCTCTGGGCTATGCAACTACATATGGGAAATCTCTTTGGTGGTGTTGCTTTAAGAGTTGCTTACAATGATGGGGAAGATTGGTTAGAAGCATTAAAAAAATACCTGGAAGAAAACGCTTTGATGGTCCAGGATTTTATCGCTAAAAATATGCCCGAAGTAGGCTTTGTACTGCCGGAGGCCACCTATCTGCTGTGGCTCGATTTCAGAAAGTGGGGTCTTTCGCCCGCCAAGTTACGTAAAGCGTTGATAGAAGTGGGTAAAGTGGGAATGAACGATGGGGTTTCCTTTGGCACGGAAGGTGCCGGTTTCCAGCGTTTAAACATAGGTTCACCAAAATCTGTTATCGGAGAAGGCTTAAAGAGGATACTTAAAGTAAGAAATGAAGTGTATAAACAGAGCCAATATTAA
- a CDS encoding GDP-L-fucose synthase family protein, whose product MMMDKQGKIFIAGHRGLVGSGIVRCLEQKGYRNIVVKTRAQLDLLDAKAVEDFFANEKPDYVFLAAAKVGGIVANNTYRADFIYENIQIQNNVIHHAYKAGVKKLLFLGSSCIYPKDCPQPIKEDYLLTDILEYTNESYSIAKIAGIKMCESYNLQYGTNFVSVMPTNLYGPNDNYDLEKSHVLPALIRKMYLGKCLENENWEGIKNDLNKRPVEGFTGKATQAQMLNILAKYGIQITTEGGQRACSIKLWGTGKPRREFLHSDDMAEACVYAMEKVDFDDLVQGKGAEVRNTHINIGVGEDQSIKELAELIKDIVGFTGNLEWDNEKPDGTYQKLLDVSKMSELGWTASIGLKEGIEKVFSQYVK is encoded by the coding sequence ATGATGATGGATAAACAAGGTAAAATATTTATTGCCGGACATCGCGGCTTGGTGGGTTCGGGCATTGTTCGTTGCCTTGAACAAAAGGGATACAGAAATATTGTGGTAAAAACACGAGCTCAACTGGATTTGTTAGATGCCAAAGCCGTTGAAGATTTTTTTGCCAACGAAAAGCCGGATTATGTTTTTTTGGCGGCGGCCAAAGTGGGGGGTATTGTGGCCAATAATACTTATAGAGCCGATTTTATATACGAGAATATCCAAATTCAAAACAACGTGATACACCATGCTTACAAAGCCGGAGTTAAAAAACTGTTGTTTTTGGGGAGTTCCTGTATTTATCCCAAGGATTGCCCGCAGCCTATAAAGGAAGATTATTTGCTGACCGATATTCTGGAGTACACCAACGAGTCATATTCCATTGCAAAAATTGCCGGTATTAAAATGTGCGAATCGTACAATTTACAATACGGTACCAACTTTGTATCGGTGATGCCCACCAATTTGTACGGTCCTAATGATAATTACGATTTGGAAAAATCACATGTTCTGCCAGCTTTAATACGAAAAATGTATCTTGGCAAATGCCTTGAAAATGAAAATTGGGAGGGCATAAAAAATGATTTGAATAAAAGACCGGTAGAAGGATTTACAGGTAAGGCTACGCAGGCACAGATGTTGAATATATTGGCAAAATATGGTATACAAATTACTACAGAGGGCGGGCAACGGGCTTGCTCTATAAAGCTGTGGGGAACGGGTAAACCCCGTCGCGAGTTTTTGCATTCCGACGATATGGCCGAGGCCTGCGTGTATGCCATGGAAAAAGTTGATTTCGATGATTTAGTGCAAGGCAAGGGAGCTGAAGTGCGCAACACTCATATCAATATTGGGGTAGGAGAGGATCAATCTATAAAAGAATTGGCCGAGCTAATTAAAGATATCGTTGGTTTTACCGGTAACCTGGAGTGGGATAATGAAAAGCCCGACGGTACCTATCAAAAACTGTTGGATGTTTCAAAGATGAGCGAACTGGGATGGACCGCCTCCATCGGTTTAAAAGAGGGCATCGAGAAAGTGTTTTCGCAATATGTTAAATGA
- a CDS encoding DUF4625 domain-containing protein — translation MRTELTRMLALVAVVTMFLTACGGDDNKEEPQPEPDTTAPTIETILPAASGQKYAITNPFLYSGTFKDNEELQAVEFTLTHTKTAAPATLKTSTGVDDDPWEPTKDKAFKISLSGKEQQFTEETLFGENIPKRVWTGTYVLNIKCTDKAGNIANSSVEIIIE, via the coding sequence ATGAGAACCGAATTAACAAGGATGTTGGCATTAGTGGCAGTTGTAACCATGTTTTTAACGGCATGTGGGGGCGACGATAATAAGGAAGAACCCCAACCAGAGCCGGATACTACCGCACCAACTATTGAAACAATATTGCCTGCAGCTTCCGGACAGAAGTATGCCATTACTAACCCTTTTTTGTATTCAGGAACATTTAAAGATAATGAAGAGCTGCAAGCGGTGGAATTTACGCTGACACACACCAAAACAGCAGCGCCTGCCACATTAAAAACAAGCACTGGTGTGGATGATGATCCGTGGGAGCCTACCAAAGATAAAGCGTTTAAAATATCCTTATCCGGCAAAGAACAGCAATTCACAGAGGAAACATTATTTGGCGAGAATATTCCTAAACGGGTCTGGACAGGTACCTACGTGTTAAATATAAAATGTACCGATAAGGCCGGTAATATAGCCAATTCGTCTGTTGAAATAATTATTGAGTAG